Proteins from one Parasteatoda tepidariorum isolate YZ-2023 chromosome 4, CAS_Ptep_4.0, whole genome shotgun sequence genomic window:
- the LOC122268966 gene encoding SCAN domain-containing protein 3-like yields MASSARETKVQISKHIRQFQTWWTEKYGMISKGDKAVCVLCSGTVVCRTSSVKRLFETNHKFVSQKSEPEQKEIIASAMKDRNKQSTSMIKYVGKNCHTSAASYSAANIIARHSKPLQEGEFLKEAWLACALSLFDDFDNKDKIIQRIKDTPLSRNIINERILKLAGNVTDQQKIDINSALFISLCLDESTDITKSAHLAVIARYCVGNVIKEELIAITSLLTTTKGTDICTAVKNLLIEKEMDLKIIVSATTDGAPSIVGKKNCGLCSVHPRIFQPEGGVEGHNNRYDPSMCQRGKCIVMNRSLK; encoded by the coding sequence ATGGCTAGTTCAGCAAGGGAAACAAAAGTGCAAATTAGTAAGCATATCAGACAATTTCAAACTTGGTGGACAGAAAAATATGGCATGATTAGTAAAGGCGACAAAGCAGTGTGTGTTTTATGTTCTGGAACAGTGGTATGTAGAACATCGTCTGTAAAACGgctttttgaaacaaatcacAAATTCGTTAGTCAAAAAAGCGAACCAGAGCAAAAGGAAATAATTGCAAGTGCAATGAAAGACAGAAATAAACAGTCCACTTCTATGATTAAATATGTTGGCAAAAATTGTCATACGAGTGCGGCAAGTTACTCGGCTGCAAATATCATTGCTCGGCATAGTAAACCTTTACAAGAGGGAGAGTTTTTGAAGGAAGCCTGGCTAGCATGCGCGCTCTcactttttgatgattttgaTAACAAAGATAAGATAATTCAGCGCATCAAAGATACCCCTCTATCTAGAAATATAATAAacgaaagaatattaaaattggcTGGAAATGTAACAGatcaacaaaaaattgacattaactCCGCTCTTTTTATATCGCTATGTCTTGACGAAAGCACTGACATCACTAAATCTGCACATTTAGCTGTTATTGCACGATATTGTGTAGGAAACGTCATTAAGGAAGAATTAATTGCGATAACATCGTTGCTAACAACTACAAAGGGCACAGATATTTGTACGgctgttaaaaatttacttattgagAAAGAGatggatttgaaaataattgtttcggCAACAACTGATGGTGCTCCAAGTATAGTGGGCAAAAAAAATTGTGGGCTGTGCTCTGTCCATCCTAGGATTTTCCAACCTGAAGGTGGGGTAGAGGGTCATAACAATAGATATGATCCATCAATGTGTCAAAGGGGAAAATGTATTGTTATGAATAGATCTTTGAAGTAG